A window of the Dongshaea marina genome harbors these coding sequences:
- a CDS encoding outer membrane protein assembly factor BamE, protein MQIRSLIIALVTATLLGGCSLVHRIDIPQGNYIEAKQVQKLRLGMTKAQVEFVLGTPMTKNAFDANRWDYIHYRKSGSDGSILNKKLSAYFDKQGKLEKVTGDYPVSPLFSQKQQ, encoded by the coding sequence ATGCAAATTCGATCTTTGATTATTGCTCTTGTCACCGCCACCTTGCTGGGCGGCTGCTCCCTGGTCCATCGGATCGATATTCCCCAGGGAAATTACATCGAAGCTAAGCAGGTACAGAAGCTGCGCCTTGGGATGACCAAAGCTCAGGTGGAGTTCGTGCTGGGAACTCCGATGACCAAGAACGCCTTTGATGCCAACCGCTGGGATTACATCCACTATCGCAAATCCGGCTCAGATGGCTCGATTTTGAATAAAAAGCTGAGCGCCTACTTCGACAAGCAGGGCAAACTGGAAAAGGTGACCGGAGACTATCCTGTCAGTCCACTGTTCTCACAAAAACAGCAGTGA
- a CDS encoding RnfH family protein has translation MIRVEVMYALPQAQHREVLSLAEGATLEQAIIASGFLERFSELELGTIQAGIWGRKSELSHPLQQDDRVEIYRPLLANPKELRKLRASRAKEQGRIDPVTGGRLNPLRKSSN, from the coding sequence GTGATCCGAGTTGAAGTGATGTATGCCCTGCCACAAGCGCAGCATAGGGAAGTATTGAGTTTGGCCGAAGGGGCAACCCTTGAGCAGGCGATTATCGCCAGTGGCTTTCTGGAACGTTTTTCTGAGCTTGAATTGGGTACGATACAGGCCGGAATTTGGGGCCGGAAGTCTGAACTGTCTCACCCATTGCAGCAGGACGATCGCGTCGAGATCTATCGCCCCCTGCTCGCTAATCCCAAGGAGCTGAGAAAGCTTCGTGCCAGCCGGGCCAAGGAGCAGGGGCGGATTGACCCCGTCACCGGTGGGCGTCTCAACCCCCTGCGTAAATCATCAAATTAG
- the gpt gene encoding xanthine phosphoribosyltransferase, with amino-acid sequence MTPKKFYVSWDNLQREARRLAARQLPASQWKGIIAVSRGGLVPAAIMARELGIRNVDTVCISSYEHDNRTSLKVLKRCEGDGEGYLIVDDLVDTGETAKVLREMYPKAKMITIFAKPQGEPLVDDFEVSIPQDTWIEQPWDMALEFLTPLCEMDENSL; translated from the coding sequence ATGACACCGAAAAAGTTCTATGTTTCCTGGGATAACCTGCAAAGAGAAGCCCGCCGCCTGGCCGCACGCCAACTGCCTGCATCTCAGTGGAAAGGAATTATTGCCGTCAGCCGTGGCGGCCTGGTTCCGGCTGCGATCATGGCCCGGGAGCTGGGTATCCGTAACGTAGACACGGTTTGTATCTCCAGCTACGAACATGATAATCGTACCAGCCTGAAAGTTCTCAAGCGCTGCGAAGGGGACGGCGAAGGCTATTTGATTGTCGACGATCTGGTGGACACTGGTGAAACCGCCAAGGTACTACGTGAAATGTACCCTAAGGCTAAGATGATCACCATCTTTGCCAAGCCTCAGGGGGAGCCCCTGGTTGATGACTTTGAAGTCTCCATCCCACAGGACACTTGGATCGAGCAACCCTGGGATATGGCACTGGAATTCCTGACCCCTCTGTGTGAAATGGATGAAAACTCCCTGTAG
- a CDS encoding SRPBCC family protein, whose protein sequence is MSQIKRSALVLYSAEQMYQLVNDVQSYPEFLPGCVGAEVHECTEHSMTASVSVAKAGIHKTFTTTNAMEKNQRIGMELLDGPFRKLCGGWTFTPLDDAACKVELSLDFEFSSKLVELAFGRVFKELVSSMVKSFTERARQVYGA, encoded by the coding sequence ATGTCTCAAATTAAGCGAAGCGCGCTGGTGCTGTACAGTGCTGAGCAGATGTATCAGCTGGTCAATGATGTCCAGTCTTACCCGGAGTTTCTGCCTGGCTGTGTGGGGGCCGAGGTTCACGAGTGTACCGAGCATAGTATGACGGCATCGGTTTCGGTTGCGAAGGCGGGGATCCATAAGACCTTTACCACCACCAATGCGATGGAGAAGAACCAGCGGATCGGCATGGAGCTGCTGGATGGCCCCTTTCGTAAGCTGTGTGGAGGCTGGACCTTTACCCCTTTGGATGATGCGGCCTGCAAGGTTGAACTATCCCTGGACTTTGAATTTTCCAGCAAGCTGGTGGAGTTAGCCTTTGGCCGAGTCTTTAAGGAGCTGGTGAGCTCTATGGTTAAATCTTTTACCGAGCGGGCCCGCCAGGTCTATGGAGCCTAA
- a CDS encoding CNNM domain-containing protein, translating into MLLLLIYLLLAILFSFICSVLEAVLLSVTPSYIQLQQQSHPKVAGRLARLKASIDQPLAAILTLNTIAHTAGAAGVGAQVAFLYGDSYLAVSSAIMTILVLVLSEIIPKTLGVTYWRKLAPFASWLLPLMIKALYPFVWMSDRIIARIAKEEDLSNFRAEIAAMAELGQQQGVLKAEESQVLCNLLHLETIRATRVMTPRAVVHRLEQSQTVEQYLVHMERPFSRIPLYEGDPDNIIGYVRKQDLMYAALKGEVAQPLANYQRELLMLPDSVSVLHAYKRLLAANDLIAAVVNEYGEVQGIITMEDLIETLLGKEIVDETDTHKDMQRLARSRWLRHLRNKKHTYSQ; encoded by the coding sequence GTGCTACTACTATTGATCTACCTGTTACTGGCAATCCTGTTCTCCTTTATCTGTTCAGTTCTGGAGGCAGTGCTGCTGAGCGTCACCCCAAGTTACATTCAGCTCCAGCAGCAGAGCCACCCCAAGGTGGCAGGAAGGCTGGCGCGCCTTAAAGCCAGTATCGACCAGCCCCTGGCGGCGATTCTGACCCTGAATACCATAGCCCATACTGCGGGTGCCGCCGGTGTCGGCGCCCAGGTCGCTTTCCTTTATGGCGACAGCTATCTCGCGGTCTCCTCGGCGATCATGACCATACTGGTGCTGGTACTATCCGAGATCATTCCCAAAACCCTGGGAGTCACCTACTGGCGTAAGCTCGCTCCTTTCGCATCCTGGTTACTGCCACTGATGATCAAAGCTCTCTACCCCTTCGTATGGATGAGCGATCGCATCATCGCTCGTATCGCCAAGGAGGAAGATCTCTCCAATTTCCGGGCCGAGATCGCCGCCATGGCGGAGCTGGGTCAACAACAGGGGGTTCTTAAGGCCGAAGAGTCACAGGTATTGTGCAATTTGCTACACCTTGAAACGATCCGCGCCACCCGGGTGATGACCCCGCGCGCCGTAGTTCACCGTCTGGAGCAGTCACAAACAGTTGAGCAGTATCTGGTGCACATGGAGCGCCCCTTCTCCCGGATCCCTCTGTATGAAGGAGATCCCGATAACATCATCGGCTATGTCCGCAAACAGGATCTGATGTATGCGGCCCTCAAAGGAGAGGTGGCGCAGCCTCTGGCAAACTATCAGCGGGAGCTACTAATGCTGCCAGACAGTGTCAGTGTCCTGCATGCCTATAAACGCCTGCTCGCCGCCAATGATCTGATCGCAGCCGTGGTCAACGAATATGGAGAGGTACAGGGCATCATCACCATGGAAGATTTGATCGAAACCCTTCTTGGCAAAGAGATCGTCGATGAAACCGATACCCATAAGGATATGCAGCGCCTGGCTCGCTCACGCTGGCTACGCCATCTGCGCAACAAGAAACATACCTATAGCCAGTAA
- a CDS encoding peptide MFS transporter, which produces MSLASTANRPPLKERIPQGAAALFFIQIFATLAFAVLYSTLVLYTTKKLGFTAKEATAIMGVFGAFNYGLHLFGGCLGGRFLSNRNLFIFGMILQGIGCALIASGTVANLYWGLGMFLTGSGLNVTCINMMLTQRFTPEDPRRETAFIWNYAGMNLGFFIGFAVAGYYQLSENYHALFMFAAIGNVIATVLALLRWKVIADTDTPLLQQSSAGFRIRFGIAILILIVLVPVIRSLLQHADFSNSFVISLGILVLLFLIFLTVRHKPLDEKKRMAAYLILALGSLLFWSLYQLAPMGLELFAEYNIDRHVMGITIAPQWIQNINTIVIVIGGPLMTILFNKLRERGWRIDIPLQFSLSLLLIGAGFLLLPMGISLAGPTGMVAFSWIAWSYVLQSFGELLISPIGYAMIGRLAPSRYQGLMMGSWMMVTGVASVLSSYFSGLMPQHTAGQTVLETNPGYSTVFGHLGWSAVALAVVLGILIPLLRRLINNSQEQKQAEASA; this is translated from the coding sequence ATGTCCTTAGCTTCAACAGCAAACCGCCCCCCTCTTAAGGAGCGGATACCTCAAGGCGCGGCAGCGCTTTTCTTTATTCAGATCTTTGCCACCCTGGCGTTCGCCGTTCTCTATTCAACCCTGGTCCTCTACACCACAAAAAAACTCGGATTCACCGCCAAAGAGGCCACCGCGATCATGGGGGTGTTCGGCGCCTTCAACTACGGGCTGCATCTGTTTGGAGGCTGCCTCGGCGGACGTTTTCTCAGTAACCGAAACCTGTTTATCTTTGGGATGATCCTCCAGGGGATCGGTTGTGCCCTGATCGCCAGCGGAACGGTGGCCAACCTCTACTGGGGACTGGGGATGTTTCTCACCGGTAGCGGCCTGAACGTCACCTGCATCAATATGATGCTGACCCAGCGCTTTACCCCGGAAGACCCACGCCGGGAAACCGCCTTCATCTGGAACTACGCCGGAATGAATCTCGGATTCTTTATCGGGTTTGCCGTGGCCGGTTACTATCAGCTTAGTGAGAACTACCATGCCCTGTTCATGTTTGCGGCCATTGGTAACGTGATCGCCACAGTACTGGCTCTGCTGCGCTGGAAAGTCATCGCAGATACCGACACTCCCCTGCTACAGCAATCATCGGCAGGATTCCGTATCCGCTTTGGGATCGCCATCCTGATCCTGATCGTGCTGGTTCCGGTGATCCGCTCTTTGCTCCAGCATGCAGATTTCAGTAACTCCTTTGTGATTAGCCTGGGGATCCTGGTACTGCTGTTTTTGATCTTCCTGACCGTGCGCCACAAGCCTCTGGATGAGAAAAAGCGCATGGCGGCCTACCTGATCCTGGCGCTGGGCTCGCTTCTTTTCTGGTCCCTCTATCAGCTTGCGCCAATGGGACTGGAGCTATTCGCCGAATACAACATTGATCGCCACGTAATGGGCATCACCATAGCACCTCAGTGGATCCAGAACATCAATACCATAGTGATCGTCATCGGTGGCCCGCTGATGACGATTCTGTTTAACAAGCTGCGCGAGCGCGGCTGGCGTATCGATATCCCGCTGCAGTTCTCTCTCTCTTTGCTGCTGATCGGTGCAGGCTTTCTGCTGCTGCCTATGGGGATCTCCCTGGCCGGACCAACCGGCATGGTAGCCTTCTCCTGGATCGCCTGGAGCTATGTACTGCAGTCCTTTGGTGAGCTACTGATCTCCCCCATCGGCTACGCTATGATTGGTCGTCTCGCTCCAAGCCGCTACCAGGGCTTGATGATGGGAAGCTGGATGATGGTGACAGGGGTTGCCTCCGTGCTCTCCTCCTACTTCTCGGGACTGATGCCACAACACACTGCGGGTCAGACCGTCCTTGAGACCAACCCAGGCTACAGCACTGTGTTTGGCCACCTGGGATGGAGCGCGGTCGCCCTGGCGGTTGTACTGGGTATCCTGATCCCACTGCTGCGCCGTCTGATCAATAATAGTCAGGAGCAAAAACAGGCTGAAGCCAGCGCCTGA
- a CDS encoding TerC family protein yields MTTTTWLIFLGLIALMLLVDLLQSKDGPMPVKKAAYWSLGWFVLALAFGLVVYLFWPQLAPTSELNGSQAATAYITGYLLEKSLSVDNLFVFAVIFAQFRMPESLRPKVLLWGVIGALVLRGIMIAVGVQLINQFHWLIYLFALFLLYTGYKLATEKEHGDESPQDSRIMRWVQKVVPTTSEYDGSRLTTRVNGRRLATPLLAILPVIAFTDVIFALDSIPAIFAVTREPFLVFSANVFALLGLRALYFVLEGMLERFCYLKPALAFILSFIGVKMLLMETPWAIPTLVSLAVIIVTLTLAIGASFWKTRSMEPRPGQGKLEQQ; encoded by the coding sequence ATGACAACCACTACCTGGTTAATATTTCTTGGGCTTATCGCCCTGATGCTGCTGGTCGATCTACTGCAGAGCAAAGATGGCCCTATGCCGGTCAAAAAGGCTGCCTACTGGAGCCTGGGCTGGTTTGTTCTCGCGCTGGCCTTTGGCCTGGTGGTCTACCTATTCTGGCCACAACTGGCACCAACCAGTGAACTCAACGGCTCCCAGGCCGCGACCGCCTACATCACGGGATACCTGCTTGAAAAGTCGCTAAGTGTCGATAACCTGTTTGTATTTGCGGTGATCTTTGCTCAGTTTCGGATGCCTGAATCCCTTCGCCCTAAGGTACTACTGTGGGGAGTCATAGGCGCCCTGGTGCTGCGGGGGATCATGATTGCGGTCGGCGTTCAGCTGATCAATCAGTTCCACTGGCTGATCTACCTGTTTGCCCTGTTCCTGCTCTATACCGGCTATAAGCTGGCGACAGAGAAAGAGCACGGAGATGAAAGCCCACAGGATTCACGGATCATGCGCTGGGTCCAGAAAGTGGTTCCGACCACCTCTGAGTATGATGGCTCCAGGCTAACTACCCGAGTCAATGGCAGGCGTTTAGCTACACCACTGTTGGCTATCTTGCCGGTCATCGCCTTTACCGATGTGATCTTTGCCCTGGACTCGATTCCGGCGATTTTCGCGGTGACCCGTGAGCCGTTTCTGGTATTCAGTGCGAATGTGTTTGCGCTGCTGGGATTAAGAGCACTCTATTTCGTGCTGGAGGGGATGCTGGAGCGTTTCTGCTACCTCAAGCCGGCGCTGGCTTTTATTCTGAGCTTTATCGGTGTCAAGATGCTGCTGATGGAGACTCCCTGGGCAATTCCAACCCTGGTGTCGTTGGCAGTGATTATCGTCACCCTGACTCTGGCTATCGGAGCATCCTTCTGGAAAACCCGTTCCATGGAGCCCCGCCCTGGGCAAGGAAAGCTCGAACAGCAATAA
- a CDS encoding cellulase family glycosylhydrolase: MKMNGIRRVVILGTLFASSGALAYHTANGKIYTEQGEEVVINGVSWSGLQDDSKLNGLAGNPFYQVLLGPQTQGKLGMMETLTHPWDYPETGITKEQGVQFKTIRLPIQPAVIADPDDSPYVVPANFQGNYADKNHPQQGSGVFCKTWQQDGVHCAVQMNNREMFWQTLEEFKKNNIRVLIDFHHHRALGDQRDGKVYDLSQYQQDVATLAREIKARNLSNVLGIDIYNEPYKLWWFKDRGSVEEGYAAWGKVIAVAAKAVYENNPDLLLFVEGTDTGSSGDPALHSSDGLKICVAGEVPVDPNGYSISTDPACVDGQRVDFKANWGEDFRPLLDKRKALQGIASFDRAGFSQYLTTTLTQTGTSTERAQAIIHWLLGEADASQSHLVISPHVYPKQIGGWETAPGKPSQLRFDWNWGFLGKAGYPVVLGEAAWNRNGGVDFVTKTLLPYMKTIGSSASNYFYWAIGYLGDTTSLIGMSDGKLDPGVYAELHKVFAPATPSGELELRFNSSGELSGSLEIKLNGQPYECSLSKGCQISLTPGEYSLTATPAYQIDRGKKQIIELTVSPSGSQVDIVKDRVTEHSLDLLVAPSQDLKPVSYSYKLNFVDEQGSGVDTGVKQPLTLELSSKAEPSNHYSCVVAKGADSCQTQLYNMNLDPSSGKLKAEDFELNLPETLNANDDNSYQLQAVQSDLSLELQPATTGSISQQGIYQYSAAPPVTDGSVTPVSGGGWADIQQWKLTLNSESLKEKPSIELHIVATFDGAVTGCWSHFGGAVSFSGSQCTIEGTYWSNSEAALGVQAKGKLTALTVNGKPFTINPGV; the protein is encoded by the coding sequence ATGAAAATGAATGGTATACGGCGAGTTGTGATTTTAGGAACACTGTTTGCTTCCTCCGGAGCCCTGGCCTATCACACGGCTAATGGCAAAATCTATACGGAGCAGGGGGAGGAAGTTGTGATCAATGGGGTCTCCTGGTCGGGCTTGCAGGATGACTCAAAGCTAAACGGCCTGGCAGGCAATCCTTTCTATCAGGTGCTGCTCGGCCCCCAAACTCAGGGCAAGCTTGGGATGATGGAGACCCTGACTCATCCCTGGGATTATCCTGAAACCGGGATCACTAAAGAGCAGGGGGTTCAGTTTAAGACCATTCGATTGCCAATTCAGCCTGCGGTGATAGCTGATCCGGATGATTCGCCCTATGTGGTTCCAGCCAATTTCCAGGGGAATTATGCAGATAAGAACCACCCACAGCAGGGAAGTGGGGTGTTTTGCAAAACCTGGCAGCAGGATGGGGTGCATTGTGCGGTGCAGATGAATAATCGCGAGATGTTCTGGCAGACCCTTGAGGAGTTCAAAAAGAATAATATCCGGGTACTGATCGACTTTCATCATCATAGAGCCCTGGGGGATCAGCGAGATGGAAAGGTCTATGATCTCAGCCAATATCAGCAAGATGTGGCGACCCTGGCAAGAGAGATCAAGGCGCGTAATCTCAGCAATGTGCTGGGAATTGATATCTATAATGAGCCCTATAAGCTCTGGTGGTTTAAAGATCGCGGCTCAGTTGAGGAAGGGTATGCGGCCTGGGGCAAGGTGATTGCCGTTGCGGCCAAAGCTGTCTACGAAAATAATCCTGATCTATTGCTGTTTGTTGAGGGAACCGATACCGGCAGTAGCGGCGATCCGGCCCTTCATTCCAGCGATGGGCTCAAGATCTGTGTGGCGGGAGAGGTGCCGGTCGACCCCAATGGCTATAGCATCTCAACGGATCCCGCCTGTGTCGATGGCCAGAGGGTAGACTTCAAGGCTAACTGGGGAGAGGATTTTAGACCACTTCTCGATAAGCGCAAGGCGTTGCAGGGAATCGCATCTTTTGACCGTGCCGGCTTTAGTCAGTATTTAACAACGACACTCACCCAGACGGGAACCAGCACAGAGCGGGCGCAAGCCATTATTCATTGGCTACTGGGGGAGGCGGATGCCTCTCAAAGCCACCTGGTGATCTCTCCTCATGTCTATCCCAAGCAGATAGGTGGTTGGGAGACTGCACCGGGAAAACCCAGTCAGCTCAGATTTGACTGGAACTGGGGATTTCTTGGAAAGGCGGGTTATCCGGTGGTGCTCGGAGAAGCGGCCTGGAACAGAAACGGAGGGGTGGACTTTGTGACCAAGACCTTGCTGCCCTATATGAAAACCATTGGCTCCTCAGCCAGTAACTATTTTTACTGGGCGATCGGCTATCTTGGTGACACAACCAGTCTGATCGGCATGTCCGATGGAAAACTCGATCCCGGTGTTTATGCCGAGCTACACAAGGTTTTTGCGCCGGCTACCCCTTCGGGAGAGTTGGAGCTCAGATTCAACAGTAGCGGCGAACTTTCGGGGAGCCTTGAGATAAAGCTTAATGGCCAGCCTTATGAGTGTAGTTTGAGCAAGGGATGCCAGATAAGCCTGACTCCGGGAGAGTATTCGCTGACAGCCACTCCTGCTTATCAGATAGACAGGGGTAAAAAACAGATCATTGAGCTGACGGTGTCCCCTTCGGGATCACAAGTTGATATTGTGAAAGATAGAGTCACGGAACATAGCCTGGATCTGCTGGTGGCGCCATCGCAAGACCTGAAGCCGGTGAGCTATAGCTATAAGCTCAATTTTGTTGATGAGCAGGGCTCAGGTGTGGATACCGGGGTTAAACAGCCATTGACCCTTGAGCTTAGTTCCAAAGCAGAACCGTCCAATCACTATAGCTGTGTGGTGGCCAAGGGGGCGGATAGCTGCCAGACCCAACTCTACAACATGAACCTGGACCCTTCGAGCGGGAAGCTCAAGGCCGAGGACTTTGAGCTGAACTTACCCGAAACCCTCAATGCCAATGATGATAACTCCTATCAGCTGCAGGCAGTACAGTCCGATTTGAGCCTTGAATTGCAACCCGCAACGACCGGATCTATCTCTCAGCAGGGGATTTACCAATACAGCGCTGCTCCACCGGTGACGGATGGCTCAGTCACCCCGGTCTCTGGTGGTGGCTGGGCGGATATTCAGCAGTGGAAGCTGACCCTCAATAGCGAATCCTTAAAAGAGAAACCTTCAATCGAGCTCCATATAGTCGCCACTTTTGATGGGGCAGTTACAGGATGTTGGAGTCACTTTGGCGGAGCTGTGAGTTTTAGTGGTTCGCAATGTACCATTGAGGGGACTTACTGGAGTAATAGCGAGGCTGCCCTTGGGGTTCAGGCTAAAGGGAAACTCACGGCTCTGACGGTCAATGGTAAACCTTTCACGATTAACCCGGGAGTTTAA
- the crl gene encoding sigma factor-binding protein Crl codes for MSTEHLPYNRLIRQFMALGPYLREEHCEPQKFFFDCLACCVSAKKAPDKREFWGWWLILEQTPEHFSYHYKLGQLTEIGEWKEAAIPKKHQLEVNRTLREFYQRLSKKLEEYAVEIEPADSLAKDKVIHAA; via the coding sequence ATGTCGACAGAACACTTGCCATATAATCGCCTGATACGTCAATTCATGGCGCTCGGGCCCTACCTTAGGGAAGAGCATTGTGAGCCACAAAAGTTCTTTTTTGATTGCCTTGCCTGCTGTGTAAGCGCCAAAAAAGCCCCGGATAAGCGTGAATTCTGGGGATGGTGGCTCATTTTGGAGCAAACCCCGGAGCACTTTAGCTATCACTATAAGCTCGGCCAGCTCACGGAAATTGGTGAATGGAAAGAGGCTGCCATTCCCAAGAAGCACCAACTTGAGGTGAACCGGACGCTACGCGAGTTCTATCAACGCCTGAGCAAGAAGCTCGAAGAGTATGCAGTTGAGATAGAACCAGCCGACTCACTGGCCAAAGACAAGGTGATCCATGCGGCCTGA
- the frsA gene encoding esterase FrsA codes for MTSSAKIPKENLSEKLFNQIPQARIRETSTISNSQPLEQHCDTECFQVDGQSHPSWYRTLRRPMWAWQGVDPVVVEETLARIATSEHQRSNPLLLDTVKGFIPGNWTFEWSQLGGKESLAGQQMLDQGDKKHGIDALWRSVCYYSIASYPHLKRDDLAEQAQVLANTNYKLLGAQLPVPLKEIEIPFRGKTISGYLHLPTTEHIVPLVIVSGSIESLQVDFFRFYKDYLAPAKIAMLTLDIPGIGYSSNWPLVQDTSRLHQAALEHMRHVPWVDDSRIAMVGFRIAGNVAARLAFLEPFKLKAAVSIGGGIDSFFTHPELFEQAPQMLLDSIANRMGQDAADHHLLQTKCTAFSLKRQGLMGRNKTTVPLLSIGHRKDFICPEQDIQSLSRASQGGKALVFDKLPMFYLYDKALSETVEWLKLYLMPE; via the coding sequence ATGACAAGCTCTGCAAAGATCCCCAAAGAAAATCTATCTGAGAAACTCTTTAACCAGATCCCCCAGGCCCGCATCCGCGAAACCTCAACAATCTCAAATTCACAACCCCTGGAGCAACACTGTGATACGGAGTGCTTCCAGGTCGATGGACAATCCCATCCCAGCTGGTACAGGACCCTGCGCCGTCCGATGTGGGCCTGGCAGGGCGTGGATCCCGTGGTGGTCGAGGAGACACTGGCACGCATTGCAACCTCCGAACATCAGCGAAGCAACCCACTGTTACTGGACACGGTCAAAGGCTTCATCCCGGGCAACTGGACCTTTGAATGGAGCCAACTCGGTGGCAAAGAGTCCCTCGCCGGCCAGCAGATGCTGGATCAGGGAGATAAAAAGCATGGCATAGACGCCCTGTGGCGCTCCGTCTGCTATTACTCCATCGCCAGCTACCCACATCTCAAGCGAGATGATCTGGCGGAGCAGGCCCAGGTACTGGCTAACACCAACTACAAACTGCTGGGGGCTCAGCTGCCGGTTCCTCTCAAGGAGATAGAGATCCCGTTTCGCGGAAAGACCATCAGCGGCTATCTGCACCTGCCGACAACGGAGCATATAGTGCCTCTGGTGATCGTTAGCGGCAGTATCGAGTCACTGCAGGTCGATTTTTTCCGCTTTTATAAAGATTACCTTGCACCGGCAAAAATCGCCATGCTAACCCTGGATATTCCGGGCATCGGTTACTCATCCAACTGGCCGCTGGTACAGGATACCAGCCGCCTCCATCAGGCCGCCCTGGAGCATATGCGTCATGTCCCCTGGGTTGATGACAGCCGTATCGCCATGGTTGGCTTTCGGATTGCCGGAAATGTAGCCGCCAGACTAGCTTTTCTGGAACCCTTTAAGCTTAAAGCCGCCGTGAGTATTGGTGGCGGTATCGATAGCTTCTTCACCCATCCTGAGCTCTTTGAGCAGGCGCCACAGATGCTACTGGACAGCATTGCAAACCGCATGGGGCAGGATGCCGCCGATCATCACCTACTGCAAACCAAGTGCACCGCCTTCTCTTTGAAACGCCAGGGCCTGATGGGACGCAATAAGACCACGGTTCCGCTACTGAGCATCGGCCATCGCAAAGATTTTATCTGTCCGGAGCAGGATATTCAGAGCCTCTCCAGAGCCAGTCAGGGCGGGAAAGCACTGGTCTTTGACAAGCTACCCATGTTTTATCTGTACGATAAAGCTTTGAGTGAAACCGTAGAATGGCTTAAATTATATCTTATGCCCGAATAA
- a CDS encoding DsrE/DsrF/TusD sulfur relay family protein produces MQKILIIANGASYGTESLFNALRLGIALKEQEERAVELRLFLMSDAVTSALSTQRPAEGYNIQQMLEILCAQDVPIRLCKTCADARGISELPLIEGISIGTLPELCAWTLEVDKVLTF; encoded by the coding sequence ATGCAAAAGATTTTAATTATTGCCAATGGAGCGTCATACGGAACAGAGTCTCTGTTTAATGCCTTGCGTCTCGGGATTGCGCTCAAAGAGCAGGAGGAGAGGGCGGTTGAACTTAGATTGTTTCTGATGTCTGATGCGGTGACCTCGGCCTTAAGCACGCAACGTCCGGCTGAGGGGTACAATATTCAGCAGATGTTGGAGATCCTCTGTGCCCAGGATGTTCCGATCCGCTTGTGTAAAACCTGCGCCGATGCCCGGGGGATTAGTGAGCTTCCTCTGATTGAGGGAATCTCGATTGGTACCCTGCCGGAGCTTTGTGCCTGGACCCTGGAGGTGGATAAGGTACTGACCTTTTAG
- the udp gene encoding uridine phosphorylase: MAKMFHLGIDKADIGGATLAIVPGDPKRVERIANMLDNPKLLASQREFTVYSAEIDGKPIVVCSTGIGGPSTSIAVEELAQLGVDTFLRIGTTGAIQQHINVGDVIVTNASVRLDGASLHFAPMEFPAVADYACTEALVAASRELGLNTHIGVTASSDTFYPGQERYDTHSGRVVRRFQGSCEEWQAMGVLNYEMESATLLTMCTSQKLRSGCVAGVIVNRTQQEIPNEETMSKTENSAVKVVIEAARRLLK, from the coding sequence ATGGCGAAAATGTTCCACTTAGGTATTGATAAAGCGGATATTGGTGGTGCTACTCTGGCGATCGTTCCCGGTGATCCTAAGCGGGTTGAGCGGATTGCTAACATGCTGGATAACCCCAAGTTGTTGGCGAGTCAGCGTGAATTCACCGTTTATTCTGCCGAGATCGATGGCAAACCGATCGTCGTTTGTTCAACCGGTATCGGTGGGCCTTCGACTTCAATTGCGGTTGAGGAGCTGGCGCAGCTTGGCGTTGACACCTTCCTGCGTATTGGAACCACAGGGGCGATTCAACAGCATATCAATGTTGGTGATGTGATCGTCACCAATGCATCGGTACGCCTGGATGGAGCCAGCCTGCACTTTGCGCCTATGGAGTTTCCTGCGGTGGCTGATTATGCCTGTACCGAGGCTCTGGTCGCTGCATCACGTGAACTGGGTCTGAATACCCATATCGGGGTGACTGCATCATCCGATACCTTCTACCCGGGGCAGGAGCGTTATGATACTCACTCTGGTCGAGTGGTTCGCCGCTTCCAGGGCTCCTGTGAAGAGTGGCAGGCGATGGGAGTGCTGAACTATGAGATGGAGTCCGCGACCCTGCTGACCATGTGCACCAGCCAGAAGCTTCGTTCCGGATGTGTTGCCGGGGTTATCGTGAACCGCACTCAGCAAGAAATCCCTAACGAAGAGACCATGTCCAAGACTGAAAACAGCGCGGTCAAGGTAGTTATTGAAGCAGCACGTCGTCTGCTGAAATAA